From Roseofilum reptotaenium CS-1145, the proteins below share one genomic window:
- a CDS encoding uracil-xanthine permease family protein — protein MIEPPNPNPETQETEIDPTAYRFSWRYFPLGAQILSIAFGALVLVPILTGLNPNVALLTAGLGTLVFQWVTGGKVPVFLASSFAFIAPIQLGVEKYGLPETLSGLMTAGVVYLLLSLLIVWRGSGFLLRLLPPIVTGPVIMVIGLSLAPIAIQMASNAGEGYSEGAALAVSGSALLATLLTVLFSRGWLRLVPILTGLLVGYIVAFPLGMVDLTTIAQAPWFALPECTLPKFHLPSILFIVPVAIAPAIEHFGDILAISAVSQKDYFRDPGIHRTLLGDGLATSLAACLGGPPNTTYSEVTGAVALIKIFNAGIMTWAAILAIVLAFVGKLGAFLRSIPVPAMGGILVILFGTIVVVGMNSLVRSREDLMKPRNLAIASIILVFGVGGLSIKAGEFALEGIGLSGIFGVLMNWLLPESGETNS, from the coding sequence TCCTAATCCTAACCCAGAAACCCAAGAAACCGAGATCGACCCAACTGCCTATCGCTTTAGTTGGCGTTATTTTCCCTTGGGCGCTCAGATCCTCTCTATTGCCTTTGGAGCCTTGGTTTTAGTGCCCATTTTAACCGGATTGAATCCGAATGTTGCCCTATTAACGGCTGGTTTGGGAACCTTGGTGTTTCAATGGGTAACTGGGGGGAAAGTGCCAGTTTTTTTAGCTTCTTCTTTTGCCTTTATTGCCCCCATTCAACTGGGAGTAGAAAAGTACGGGTTACCCGAAACGTTATCGGGATTAATGACTGCGGGTGTCGTTTATTTACTCTTGAGTTTATTAATTGTATGGCGCGGTTCTGGATTTTTGCTACGGCTGTTACCGCCCATTGTTACGGGGCCGGTAATTATGGTGATTGGATTATCTCTTGCCCCCATTGCTATTCAGATGGCATCGAATGCAGGTGAAGGATACAGTGAAGGAGCCGCTCTAGCCGTTTCTGGCAGCGCTTTACTAGCCACATTATTAACTGTCTTATTCAGTCGAGGCTGGTTAAGATTAGTGCCGATTTTGACCGGTTTACTCGTCGGTTATATCGTGGCATTTCCATTAGGAATGGTCGATCTAACCACTATCGCTCAAGCTCCTTGGTTTGCGCTGCCGGAATGTACCTTACCCAAATTCCATTTACCGTCCATTCTCTTTATTGTACCCGTCGCGATCGCCCCTGCCATTGAACACTTTGGCGATATCCTAGCCATCAGTGCTGTCTCTCAAAAAGACTACTTTCGAGACCCTGGCATTCATCGTACCCTACTCGGAGATGGTCTCGCCACCAGTCTAGCGGCTTGTTTGGGAGGTCCGCCCAATACCACCTACTCAGAAGTGACGGGAGCCGTTGCCTTAATTAAAATCTTTAATGCCGGTATCATGACTTGGGCTGCAATTCTGGCGATTGTACTCGCCTTTGTAGGTAAACTGGGGGCCTTTTTGCGCTCCATCCCCGTACCCGCTATGGGGGGAATTCTGGTGATTTTGTTCGGGACAATTGTGGTAGTGGGGATGAATAGTCTGGTTCGCTCTAGAGAAGATTTAATGAAACCTCGAAATTTGGCGATCGCTTCCATTATCCTGGTTTTTGGAGTTGGCGGACTGAGCATAAAAGCTGGAGAATTTGCCCTAGAAGGAATTGGTTTATCCGGTATCTTTGGAGTCCTGATGAATTGGCTCTTACCCGAATCTGGCGAAACCAACTCCTAG